GCGTCTGCAGGGCGACCGTGATCGGCTGCGAGCCGGACTTGGTGAACACCAGGGCGACCAGCATGTCGTTCCACACCCACAGGAACTGGAAGATGCCGAGGCTCGCGATGGCGGGCCCGCCGAGCGGCATCACCACCCGGGCGAACAGCCGGAGTTCACCGGCGCCGTCCAGCCGGGCCGCCTCCAGCAGCTCGCGGGGGATCTCGGCGAAGAAGTTCCGCAGCAGGAACACCGCGAACGGCAGTCCGAACCCCACGTGGAACAGGACCACGCCCAGGATCGTGCCGAACAGGCCGATCCCGCCGAACAGTTCGGCGATCGGGATCAGTGCCACCTGCACCGGCACGACCAGCAGGCCGACCACGCCGAGGAACCACCAGTCCCGTCCCGGGAACTCCATCCACGCGAAGGCGTACCCCGCCAGTGAGCCGATCACCACGACCAGCACGGTCGCGGGCACGGTGA
This is a stretch of genomic DNA from Streptomyces sp. TG1A-8. It encodes these proteins:
- a CDS encoding carbohydrate ABC transporter permease encodes the protein MTATAGGIRKAAPAEPAVGARRSLGARAVEKLGGGLVRAFLVVVGLFWLVPTVGLLISSLRAPQEMSASGWWQVFAEPSRLTFDSYRKLLENGDITHSLVNTVLITVPATVLVVVIGSLAGYAFAWMEFPGRDWWFLGVVGLLVVPVQVALIPIAELFGGIGLFGTILGVVLFHVGFGLPFAVFLLRNFFAEIPRELLEAARLDGAGELRLFARVVMPLGGPAIASLGIFQFLWVWNDMLVALVFTKSGSQPITVALQTQVRQFGNNIDVLAPGAFISMVIPLAVFFAFQRQFVSGVMAGAVK